Proteins encoded by one window of Calditrichota bacterium:
- a CDS encoding T9SS type A sorting domain-containing protein, with protein MKFLLLTLLLLPALAPAQDSPVIEEIGRIRAAKVLQISGDEMLAQMTIPAYEFAGYGTTWLVNYDISDPLQPQLRWRALSTPWAGWDFIHEYPGVISSAVLSDTLLFGLSLRYAQSDIVSGTFTAVVASLDPESGRELWASGFSFGSDTAWGHFNGPKPSRMQVHNGYLYVGMGYLGLVIFEIVSADSLIEVARTDMGCADFAAVGDRLWFWGFTPLMEEWGENGIDLSSRLLDISDPSQPEELGEFDPRYIRAGHWRLDDLIYKPQPGGFFHIFDITSDTPFEPVDSLALRSTSTWMARDGNRLFQRTSDRIYVYDITDPTSPQLIAQGSYRNPEFYLMDGIAAGRDNIFIYSSWDHIFYGLESVVFYFGPNAVPEEADPAPSNFALHEPYPNPFNGVVTIRYDLPEASPVRIAVYNLSGREVARLAQGRQPAGRHSVVWEEADVASGVYVVHLDTPGHSLRTKTILLK; from the coding sequence ATGAAATTTCTGCTTCTAACCCTGCTACTTCTGCCGGCGCTGGCACCTGCGCAGGACAGTCCGGTGATCGAGGAGATCGGCCGGATACGCGCCGCCAAAGTCCTGCAGATTAGCGGCGACGAGATGTTAGCGCAAATGACCATACCAGCCTATGAATTCGCTGGATACGGCACCACCTGGCTGGTCAACTACGACATCAGCGATCCTCTCCAGCCTCAATTGCGGTGGCGGGCGCTTTCTACCCCGTGGGCGGGGTGGGATTTCATACACGAGTATCCCGGCGTCATTTCAAGCGCAGTGCTGAGCGACACCTTGCTATTCGGGTTGAGCCTACGCTATGCGCAAAGTGACATAGTCAGCGGCACGTTCACCGCAGTTGTCGCCTCCTTGGATCCTGAATCGGGCCGTGAATTATGGGCGAGTGGATTCTCGTTTGGATCCGACACCGCTTGGGGCCATTTTAATGGGCCGAAGCCGTCCCGAATGCAGGTGCATAACGGCTATCTTTACGTCGGGATGGGCTATCTCGGGCTGGTGATTTTCGAGATCGTCTCTGCGGACAGTCTGATTGAGGTCGCGCGGACCGATATGGGCTGCGCCGACTTTGCAGCGGTGGGCGACCGCCTCTGGTTCTGGGGATTCACACCTTTGATGGAAGAATGGGGCGAAAACGGTATCGACCTCTCCTCACGTCTCCTCGACATCAGCGATCCTTCGCAGCCTGAAGAACTTGGCGAATTCGATCCGCGATATATCCGCGCCGGTCACTGGCGATTGGACGATTTGATCTATAAACCCCAGCCCGGCGGCTTTTTCCACATCTTCGACATCACTTCCGACACCCCCTTCGAGCCGGTCGATTCGCTGGCATTGCGTTCAACCTCGACCTGGATGGCGCGCGATGGCAATCGCCTCTTTCAACGCACCAGTGACCGGATCTATGTTTATGACATCACGGACCCGACAAGCCCGCAACTCATCGCCCAGGGATCTTACCGAAATCCTGAATTCTATTTGATGGATGGCATTGCGGCAGGCAGGGATAACATCTTCATCTACTCGAGTTGGGATCACATCTTCTATGGCCTTGAGTCAGTGGTCTTCTACTTTGGGCCGAATGCTGTGCCGGAGGAAGCAGATCCCGCACCATCGAACTTCGCCCTCCACGAACCCTATCCCAACCCCTTCAATGGCGTCGTCACCATCCGCTACGACCTGCCCGAAGCGTCTCCGGTGCGGATTGCGGTCTATAACCTGTCAGGGCGCGAGGTGGCAAGGCTCGCCCAAGGGCGTCAACCGGCCGGGCGGCACAGTGTGGTGTGGGAGGAGGCGGATGTTGCGAGCGGGGTCTATGTCGTCCACCTCGACACTCCCGGACATTCCCTGCGCACCAAGACGATTCTGTTAAAGTGA